A part of Anabas testudineus chromosome 9, fAnaTes1.2, whole genome shotgun sequence genomic DNA contains:
- the myl2b gene encoding myosin, light chain 2b, regulatory, cardiac, slow: protein MAPKKAKKRAEGASSNVFSMFEQAQIQEFKEAFTIMDQNRDGFIDKNDLRDTFAALGRLNVKQEEIDEMLKEAPGPINFTVFLTMFGEKLKGADPEETILNAFKVFDPEGKGTLKKEFVTEMLTTQADRFSPEEMEQMFAAFPPDVAGNLDYKNLVYVITHGEEKDQE, encoded by the exons GCACCCAAGAAAGCAAAGAAGAGAGCCGAGGGGGCCAGCTCCAATGTGTTCTCCATGTTTGAACAGGCCCAGATCCAGGAGTTCAAAGAA GCTTTCACAATCATGGACCAAAACAGAGACGGGTTCATTGACAAGAATGACCTGAGAGACACCTTTGCAGCCTTAG GTCGTTTAAATGTCAAGCAAGAGGAGATTGATGAGATGCTGAAGGAGGCACCAGGTCCCATTAATTTCACAGTCTTTCTCACCATGTTTGGAGAGAAACTGAAAG GTGCTGACCCAGAGGAGACCATCCTCAACGCTTTCAAAGTGTTTGATCCTGAGGGAAAAGGAACGTTAAAGAAAGAGTT TGTGACAGAGATGCTCACCACCCAGGCAGACAGGTTCTCCCCTGAAGAG ATGGAGCAGATGTTTGCAGCATTTCCTCCAGATGTAGCTGGAAACTTAGACTACAAGAACTTGGTGTATGTGATCACACACGGTGAAGAAAAAGACCAGGAATAG
- the ppp1cc gene encoding serine/threonine-protein phosphatase PP1-gamma catalytic subunit A, which produces MADVDKLNIDSIIQRLLEVRGAKPGKNVQLQENEIRGLCLKSREIFLSQPILLELEAPLKICGDIHGQYYDLLRLFEYGGFPPESNYLFLGDYVDRGKQSLETICLLLAYKIKYPENFFLLRGNHECASINRIYGFYDECKRRYNIKLWKTFTDCFNCLPIAAIVDEKIFCCHGGLSPDLQSMEQIRRIMRPTDVPDQGLLCDLLWSDPDKDVLGWGENDRGVSFTFGSEVVAKFLHKHDLDLICRAHQVVEDGYEFFAKRQLVTLFSAPNYCGEFDNAGAMMSVDETLMCSFQILKPAEKKKPNGSRPVTPPRNMVTKQAKK; this is translated from the exons ATGGCTGATGTTGACAAGCTGAACATAGACAGTATCATCCAACGTCTTTTAGAGG TCAGAGGAGCAAAGCCTGGCAAGAACGTGCAGCTGCAGGAGAACGAGATTCGTGGATTGTGTCTCAAATCCAGGGAGATCTTTCTCAGTCAACCCATTCTTCTGGAGCTGGAGGCTCCTCTCAAGATTTGTG GTGACATCCATGGGCAATACTATGACCTACTGAGGCTGTTTGAGTATGGGGGTTTCCCTCCAGAGAGCAACTACCTGTTTCTGGGAGACTATGTGGACAGGGGGAAGCAGTCTCTGGAAACCATCTGTCTCCTGCTGGCCTACAAAATCAAATACCCTGAGAATTTCTTCCTGCTGAGGGGAAACCACGAGTGTGCTTCAATCAACAGAATATATGGTTTCTATGATGAGT GCAAAAGAAGGTACAACATCAAACTCTGGAAGACCTTCACAGACTGTTTTAACTGCCTCCCAATTGCTGCAATTGTTGATGAGAAGATCTTTTGCTGCCACGGAG GACTGTCACCTGACCTTCAGTCCATGGAACAGATTAGACGCATCATGCGGCCCACTGATGTGCCTGACCAGGGTCTGCTGTGTGATTTGCTCTGGTCTGATCCTGACAAAGATGTTTTGGGTTGGGGAGAAAATGACAGAGGTGTATCATTCACCTTTGGCTCAGAGGTGGTGGCGAAGTTTCTGCATAAGCATGATTTGGATCTGATCTGTCGTGCCCATCAG GTTGTTGAGGATGGCTATGAATTTTTCGCAAAGAGACAACTCGTCACTTTGTTCTCAGCACCCAACTATTGTGGGGAGTTTGACAATGCTGGTGCCATGATGAGCGTGGATGAGACCCTCATGTGCTCTTTTCAG ATTTTGAAACCAGCTGAGAAGAAGAAGCCGAACGGCAGCCGTCCTGTGACTCCTCCCCGCAACATGGTCACCAAGCAAGCCAAGAAATGA
- the pptc7a gene encoding protein phosphatase PTC7 homolog — protein sequence MLSVLSYGRLVARAVIGGLSQTDSRDYSLVTASCGFGKDFRKGILKKGMCYGDDACFIARHRSADVLGVADGVGGWRDYGVDPSQFSGTLMKTCERLVKEGRFVPSSPVGVLTTSYYELLQNKVPLLGSSTACIVILDRQSHRLHTANLGDSGFLVVRGGEVVHRSDEQQHYFNTPFQLSIAPPGAEGAVLSDSPDVADSSSFDVQLGDIILTATDGLFDNMPDYMILQELKKLKNTNYESIQQTARSIAEQAHVLAYDPNYMSPFAQFACDNGLNVRGGKPDDITVLLSIVAEYTD from the exons ATGTTGTCCGTGCTGTCGTACGGTAGACTGGTTGCCAGAGCTGTCATCGGCGGACTTTCTCAGACAGACAGCCGCGACTACAGCCTGGTGACAGCGAGCTGCGGCTTCGGTAAGGATTTCCGCAAAGGCATCCTTAAGAAAGGGATGTGCTATGGGGACGACGCGTGTTTCATTGCCCGGCACAGATCCGCCGACGTTTTGG GTGTGGCAGATGGCGTTGGTGGCTGGCGAGACTATGGTGTGGACCCATCACAGTTTTCAGGTACACTGATGAAGACATGTGAGAGGCTGGTGAAGGAAGGACGCTTTGTCCCCAGCAGCCCCGTGGGAGTCCTCACGACCAGCTATTACgagctgctgcagaacaaagtgCCACTGCTGG gtagCAGCACAGCCTGCATTGTAATTTTGGACAGGCAGAGCCACCGGCTTCATACAGCCAACTTGGGAGACTCAGGCTTCCTGGTGGTCCGAGGAGGTGAGGTGGTCCACCGTTCAGACGAGCAGCAGCACTACTTCAACACACCCTTCCAGCTGTCCATTGCTCCCCCCGGGGCTGAGGGGGCCGTCCTCAGTGACAG CCCTGATGTCGCAGACAGCTCTTCCTTTGACGTCCAGCTGGGTGACATCATCCTCACGGCCACTGATGGGCTCTTCGACAACATGCCTGACTACATGATCCTGCAAGAGCTAAAGAAACTCAAG AACACAAACTATGAGAGTATCCAGCAGACTGCGCGCAGCATTGCAGAGCAGGCCCACGTACTAGCGTATGACCCCAACTACATGTCGCCTTTTGCGCAGTTTGCCTGTGACAATGGACTGAATGTAAGAG GAGGAAAGCCAGATGATATCACGGTGCTGCTGTCCATAGTAGCGGAATACACCGACTAG